Proteins from one Deinococcus sp. AB2017081 genomic window:
- a CDS encoding GIY-YIG nuclease family protein, translated as MTTDASYYVYALKDPRTSPAAPFYIGKGTGVRSHEHDARPDDTLKGQRIREIQAAGQQILIARLVEELTEVQALRIEAELIAAFGTVASGGLLTNTVMPAGLGGKSRAQLTVPSGVKEKAQVGLSLVKDAVLELAQANPGGITNSETASMLGLRSDYGGGSKDYLSYSVLGLLMREGKLERKAGGKKHVARVR; from the coding sequence ATGACCACCGACGCCTCGTACTACGTGTACGCCCTGAAAGACCCGCGTACGTCGCCCGCCGCGCCGTTCTACATCGGCAAGGGCACCGGCGTCCGCTCGCATGAGCACGACGCCCGACCGGACGACACGCTCAAGGGTCAGCGCATCCGGGAGATTCAGGCGGCCGGGCAGCAGATCCTGATTGCGCGGCTGGTCGAGGAGTTGACCGAAGTACAGGCGCTACGGATCGAGGCGGAACTGATCGCCGCGTTCGGCACGGTGGCCAGCGGCGGTCTGCTGACCAACACTGTCATGCCCGCCGGGCTGGGCGGCAAGTCCCGTGCACAGTTGACCGTTCCGTCCGGCGTCAAGGAGAAGGCACAGGTCGGGCTTTCACTCGTCAAGGACGCCGTGCTGGAACTCGCGCAGGCCAATCCCGGCGGGATCACCAACTCCGAGACGGCCAGCATGCTCGGCCTGCGCAGCGACTATGGCGGCGGATCGAAGGACTACCTCTCCTACTCGGTGCTGGGCCTGCTGATGCGCGAGGGCAAACTGGAGCGTAAGGCTGGCGGGAAGAAGCACGTGGCCAGAGTGCGCTGA